The Leishmania braziliensis MHOM/BR/75/M2904 complete genome, chromosome 15 genome has a window encoding:
- a CDS encoding putative phosphomevalonate kinase protein: MEVSSPGKVLILGGYLIVESCTPANVGISIGVNARFTTRIVKAQPAAADTSGQTTVHVSSPQLHQSFCFVASTLTPGTVAVKQTEGPGSSFIFYAVLYSVAAAQSLGSNTDGEVWMELLADNDFYSQRNYLESQGKDVSVANLRALPPHLPLVGAVSKTGLGSSSAMTTSIVACLCYHFNADGCSHEYIHRIAQIAHSITQGKIGSGFDVYTAVYGTCAYRRFPANRVSMMMDSAQQPTSVQVEALTRCVNMGEVWVPHESFRLPPGVKLILGDVHQGGSSTPGMVEKIMAWRNSVADTPDNLWEQLRHNNEAYIAALRRMIDDAAAKPDVYVAAMTALQQVPSLPLLETDNGSAQCIVEASRCAARSRALLRDIGIAAEVKVEPSELSGLLDDTAALPGVFAVGCPGAGGYDAVFALVLGDERAAAVEAFWERYAPLSVCPLTVREDPSGLLVKSPA; this comes from the coding sequence ATGGAGGTGTCCTCACCCGGCAAGGTTCTCATCCTCGGTGGCTACCTTATTGTGGAGTCCTGCACCCCGGCCAATGTCGGCATCTCAATCGGTGTGAACGCGCGCTTCACGACACGCATCGTCAAGGCGCAGCCAGCCGCGGCCGACACTTCCGGGCAAACGACGGTGCACGTGAGCTCACCGCAGCTCCATCAGTCGTTCTGCTTCGTTGCCAGCACGTTAACGCCTGGCACCGTCGCGGTGAAGCAGACGGAGGGCCCAGGGAGCTCTTTTATCTTCTACGCCGTCCTGTACTCTGTGGCGGCCGCCCAGTCTCTGGGCAGCAACACCGACGGTGAGGTTTGGATGGAGCTCCTGGCTGACAATGACTTCTACAGTCAACGCAACTATTTAGAGAGCCAAGGGAAGGACGTGAGCGTGGCCAACCTGCGCGCCCTTCCACCCCACCTGCCGCTGGTCGGTGCCGTCTCCAAGACTGGCTTgggctcctcctcggccatgACGACCAGCATCGTGGCGTGCCTCTGCTACCACTTTAATGCAGACGGGTGCTCACACGAGTACATTCATCGCATCGCCCAGATTGCCCACAGTATCACACAGGGCAAGATCGGCAGCGGCTTCGATGTGTACACCGCTGTCTACGGCACGTGCGCCTACCGCCGCTTTCCTGCGAACCGCGTGTCGATGATGATGGACAGTGCTCAGCAGCCGACCTCGGTGCAGGTAGAGGCGCTAACACGGTGTGTGAACATGGGAGAGGTGTGGGTGCCACACGAGTCGTTCCGCCTGCCCCCTGGAGTGAAGCTAATCCTCGGAGACGTGCACCAGGGCGGCTCCAGCACTCCTGGCATGGTCGAAAAGATCATGGCGTGGCGCAACTCTGTCGCTGATACTCCAGATAACCTttgggagcagctgcgccacaaTAACGAGGCGTACATCGCCGCTCTTCGTCGCATGATCGACGATGCGGCAGCGAAGCCGGACGTCTACGTGGCTGCCATGACGGCGCTCCAGCAGGTGCcctcgctgccactgcttGAGACAGACAACGGGTCGGCTCAGTGCATCGTCGAGGCGTCCCGCTGTGCCGCACGCAGCCGTGCCCTCCTGCGGGACATAGGTATAGCCGCCGAGGTGAAGGTGGAGCCGTCGGAGCTGAGCGGCCTGTTGGACGACACAGCGGCACTGCCAGGTGTGTTCGCGGTGGGCTGtcctggcgctggcggctATGACGCGGTATTCGCCCTAGTGCTCGGCGACGaacgcgccgctgcggtagAGGCGTTCTGGGAGCGCTATGCCCCGCTGAGCGTCTGCCCGCTTACGGTGCGCGAAGACCCAAGCGGCCTGCTCGTCAAGTCCCCAGCCTGA